The genomic interval CGTGCGCACGCTGCCATGGTGTAGCTGTTCGAGTCGTAGATCTGCCCGTCGCCCAGTCGGCTCCCCGGCTCACGCAGCTCGGCTCCGGTGGAGATCACCACGACCCGCGGCCGCGGACGGGCCTTCACCCGCGCCCGGCCGACAGCGGCGAGTACGGCGATCTGTCGCGGACCCAGGAGGGTGTCGCGGTCCAGCACCTGTACTCCGGCCGTCACGTCCTCGCCGGCGTACCGCACCGAGCCACCGACGGGCGGCTGCTGGGTGATGCGGACGTTGACGGTCCCGCCGTCGGTCCACTCCACCGGTACAACGCTGTCCGCGCCGCGCGGCATCGGCGCACCGGTCATGATCCGCACGCAGGTACCGGGAGTCACCACGATCGGCTCGCTACGCCCGGCCCGGAACTCCCCCACCACCGGCAGGGCGATCGGATTCTCGTCGGAGGCCCCGGCCAGGTCACCGGCCTGGACGGCGTACCCGTCCATGGCCGAGTTGTCGAAGCCCGGCAGGCTCACCCCCGAGACGATGTCCTCACACAGCACCAACCCGACCGCGTCCATCAATGGCTGGTCGAACGCCGGCAGTGCCGTCACCCGCCCGAGCACGGCCTCCAAATGCTCATCAACACTCCGTCTCACGAGCCTGACCCTAATCCACACCCTCCGGGTGGTTGCCCCAGGTCATCCGCACGTCGGGGGCGCGTTCCTCGTTGGCGGTGCCATCGGTACGGCGTACCTCGACGAAGCCATGGGATCGGTAGAAGGCCTGGGCCCGGGTGTTGGTCTGGAAGGTCCAGAGCGCCAGACCGCCGGGGCGGAGGTCCTTGGCGAGGTCCACGAGGGTCGATCCGACGCCCTGGCCGGCCGCCTCCGGTACGACGTACAGCTGGTCCAGGTCGTCGCCGTCGAGGGTCAGGACCGCGACGATCCGGCCGTCGTCGACCGCCAGCCAGGTCTGCCCGTCCGGCAGCAGCACGTCCGCGAACCAGGTCGCCACCTGAGCGGCGGTGTGGATCGACGGCGGCAGCTGCGATCCGTCGGCGTGCCGCGAGCGCCACCAGACCGCGGCGGCTTCGTCCGTGTCGGACGGATCCAACGGCCTGATCAGCAGGTCGTCCATCACGGTGCGCTCAGCCGCCGAGCTCGGTCCCGTCCGGGATCACCCGGCGCTCACCGGCCGCGGCCTCCACCTCGACGTCCCCGACCACCACCACATCCTTGCCGAAGGCAACGTCACCGCGCACCTCGAGCCGGTCGGCGCGGACCAGCGATGGCGGCCCGGCCGCGAACCGGGTGTCGAAGTCGGCGAGGATCTTGAAGTACTCCGGGTCCAGGTCGACGTACGGCTCGTCGCCCTCGTGGGTCGTGGTCAGGTCGCCGGCCTCGTCGAGTTCGTACACGTCCGAGCGCAGGACGAGCAGGTCGTTGGTCGTCTTCAC from Kribbella sp. NBC_00709 carries:
- the glp gene encoding molybdotransferase-like divisome protein Glp; protein product: MRRSVDEHLEAVLGRVTALPAFDQPLMDAVGLVLCEDIVSGVSLPGFDNSAMDGYAVQAGDLAGASDENPIALPVVGEFRAGRSEPIVVTPGTCVRIMTGAPMPRGADSVVPVEWTDGGTVNVRITQQPPVGGSVRYAGEDVTAGVQVLDRDTLLGPRQIAVLAAVGRARVKARPRPRVVVISTGAELREPGSRLGDGQIYDSNSYTMAACARDAGAVVYRVGIVDDDPKRIMDALSDQLVRADLVITTGGVSMGAYDVVKEELSKLGTVDFPQVAMQPGKPQGFGVIGEDEVPIFTLPGNPVSAYVSFEVFVRPALRKLMGQMPYRRSLVPGVTLDGFSSPGGRRQFVRATATSGDEGWIASTVGGHGSHLLGGLSRANALIVVPEDVTAVRAGDQVELMLLGGV
- a CDS encoding GNAT family N-acetyltransferase, with protein sequence MDDLLIRPLDPSDTDEAAAVWWRSRHADGSQLPPSIHTAAQVATWFADVLLPDGQTWLAVDDGRIVAVLTLDGDDLDQLYVVPEAAGQGVGSTLVDLAKDLRPGGLALWTFQTNTRAQAFYRSHGFVEVRRTDGTANEERAPDVRMTWGNHPEGVD